One genomic window of Eggerthella timonensis includes the following:
- a CDS encoding response regulator transcription factor has protein sequence MARILAVDDEPAIRSLLERTLGKDGHDVRCAACAEEALAAHPERYDLVLLDVMMPGMDGFELCRIVRERTDAPIVFLTAKAAEEDAVFGLGVGADDYVRKPFGAAELRAKVAAHLRREKRERVYALAFGDVRLDLAARELYVGEARVALTKTEFDVCEFLARHPGQVFSRDQIVEGVLGWGAESDAATISVHVSNARAKLKAAGAEPVQTVWGVGYKWIA, from the coding sequence ATGGCGCGGATACTGGCGGTGGACGACGAGCCGGCGATCAGGAGCCTGCTTGAGCGCACGCTCGGCAAGGACGGTCACGACGTGCGCTGCGCGGCATGCGCCGAGGAGGCGCTCGCCGCGCATCCCGAGCGCTACGACCTCGTGCTGCTCGACGTGATGATGCCCGGCATGGACGGCTTCGAGCTGTGCCGCATCGTCCGCGAGCGCACGGACGCGCCCATCGTGTTCCTCACGGCGAAAGCCGCGGAGGAGGACGCCGTGTTCGGCCTCGGCGTGGGCGCGGACGACTACGTGCGCAAGCCCTTCGGCGCGGCCGAGCTGCGCGCGAAGGTAGCCGCCCACCTGCGGCGCGAGAAGCGGGAGCGCGTGTACGCCCTCGCGTTCGGCGACGTGCGGCTCGACCTCGCGGCGCGGGAGCTGTACGTGGGCGAGGCGCGCGTGGCGCTGACGAAGACCGAGTTCGACGTGTGCGAGTTCTTGGCGCGCCACCCCGGCCAGGTGTTCTCGCGCGACCAGATCGTCGAAGGCGTGCTGGGTTGGGGCGCCGAAAGCGACGCGGCCACGATCTCGGTGCACGTGAGCAACGCGCGCGCGAAGCTGAAGGCGGCGGGCGCGGAACCCGTGCAGACCGTATGGGGGGTGGGGTACAAATGGATCGCGTGA
- a CDS encoding HAMP domain-containing sensor histidine kinase — MDRVSGSGTRRGRRCGLPLSLVILRYFAYVLAAAVALALGTYLVFGILVGTGTVYPANYGDTALAETSARLAELPSDDAEAVDDAVPSSFRWALFAQDGAYVAGDAPERARDDLKAAAFDGLAIAYGGLSTTRYEPVELADGSVCVLTYDYMPQFASKGLRDALPNPQNLLLGGFAVLAVLVLVSIAVRAARVLSRKMAPLADAARRIEERDLDFEVGASGVREIDDVLGAMDEMRASLKRSLEAQWRSEQAQREQIAALAHDLKTPLTVVRGNVDLLLEGELSDEARPCAADAAEGARQMGTYLAALIDATLGDAAAFAPVERPLRPLLERLRAQAEALAACGGAQVAWSEGAGLPEALRMDDALVERAAMNVVANAVEHAPAGSTVEVRVRADEAAGAGGMLAVSVADAGPGFSPEALERACERFYQGDPARTARGHRGLGLHVAAQAAARHGGSVELANREDADGGACVTLRFPLG; from the coding sequence ATGGATCGCGTGAGCGGAAGCGGAACCCGGCGCGGCCGCAGGTGCGGTCTGCCGTTGAGCCTGGTCATCCTGCGCTACTTCGCCTACGTGCTGGCGGCGGCCGTCGCGTTGGCGCTGGGGACGTACCTCGTGTTCGGCATCCTCGTCGGCACGGGCACGGTGTATCCGGCGAACTACGGCGACACGGCGCTCGCGGAGACGTCGGCGCGCCTGGCTGAGCTGCCGAGCGACGATGCGGAAGCCGTCGACGACGCCGTGCCGTCGAGCTTTCGCTGGGCCCTGTTCGCGCAGGACGGCGCCTACGTGGCCGGCGATGCGCCCGAACGTGCGCGGGACGATCTCAAGGCGGCCGCCTTCGACGGGCTCGCCATCGCCTACGGAGGGTTGAGCACCACGCGCTACGAGCCGGTGGAGCTGGCCGACGGCTCGGTGTGCGTGCTGACGTACGACTACATGCCGCAGTTCGCGTCGAAGGGGCTGCGCGACGCGCTTCCGAACCCGCAGAACCTGCTGCTGGGAGGGTTCGCCGTGCTGGCGGTGCTCGTGCTCGTGTCCATAGCCGTGCGCGCGGCGCGCGTGCTGTCGCGCAAGATGGCCCCGCTTGCGGACGCTGCGCGCCGCATCGAGGAGCGCGACCTCGACTTCGAGGTGGGGGCGTCGGGCGTGCGCGAGATCGACGACGTGCTGGGCGCGATGGACGAGATGCGCGCCTCGCTCAAGCGCTCGCTCGAGGCGCAATGGAGAAGCGAGCAGGCGCAGCGCGAGCAGATCGCCGCGCTCGCGCACGACCTCAAGACGCCGCTCACCGTGGTGCGCGGCAACGTCGACCTGCTGCTGGAAGGCGAGCTGTCGGACGAGGCGCGCCCGTGCGCGGCCGATGCGGCCGAGGGCGCGCGTCAGATGGGCACGTACCTGGCCGCGCTCATCGACGCGACGCTCGGCGACGCCGCGGCGTTCGCGCCGGTCGAACGTCCGCTGCGTCCCTTGCTCGAGCGGTTGCGCGCGCAGGCCGAGGCGCTTGCGGCGTGCGGCGGCGCGCAGGTGGCGTGGAGCGAGGGCGCGGGGCTGCCCGAGGCGCTGCGGATGGACGACGCGCTCGTGGAGCGCGCCGCGATGAACGTGGTGGCGAACGCCGTGGAGCACGCGCCCGCCGGCTCGACGGTGGAGGTGCGCGTGCGGGCGGACGAGGCGGCGGGCGCGGGCGGCATGCTCGCGGTGAGCGTGGCCGATGCGGGGCCCGGCTTCTCTCCCGAGGCGCTGGAGCGCGCCTGCGAGCGCTTCTACCAGGGCGATCCCGCTCGCACCGCGCGCGGGCACCGCGGGCTGGGGCTGCACGTGGCAGCTCAGGCCGCCGCCCGCCACGGCGGCTCGGTGGAGCTGGCGAACCGCGAGGACGCGGACGGCGGCGCTTGCGTGACGCTGCGGTTTCCGCTGGGCTAG
- a CDS encoding type 1 glutamine amidotransferase family protein: MQHPKKTVLVYVFDGFADWESSYVCAELNQTDSFEVKTVAPDHAPKRSMGGIAVVPDYALDDVPEEFAALLLIGGNPWLDPTSGIDAVEPLVRRAREQGALVGGICNAAAFLAERGFLDDCSHTGNTLEYVQQCAPHYRGAEHFVEAQAVADRGVVTANGSAALEFAREVLRELGAKDDPDAWFKLHKDGFYPG; the protein is encoded by the coding sequence ATGCAGCATCCGAAGAAAACCGTGCTCGTCTACGTGTTCGACGGCTTCGCCGACTGGGAAAGCTCGTACGTGTGCGCCGAGCTCAACCAAACCGACTCCTTCGAGGTGAAAACCGTCGCGCCCGACCATGCCCCGAAACGCTCGATGGGCGGCATCGCCGTGGTGCCCGACTACGCGCTGGACGACGTCCCCGAGGAATTCGCCGCCCTGCTGCTCATCGGAGGCAACCCCTGGCTCGACCCGACGAGCGGCATCGACGCCGTTGAGCCCCTCGTCCGCCGTGCGCGGGAGCAGGGGGCGCTCGTGGGAGGCATCTGCAACGCGGCCGCGTTTCTGGCCGAGCGCGGCTTCCTCGACGACTGCTCCCACACGGGCAACACGCTCGAGTACGTGCAGCAGTGCGCACCCCATTACCGCGGCGCCGAGCACTTCGTGGAAGCGCAGGCGGTGGCCGACCGCGGCGTGGTCACGGCGAACGGCAGCGCCGCGCTCGAGTTCGCGCGCGAGGTGCTGCGCGAGCTGGGCGCGAAGGACGACCCCGATGCCTGGTTCAAGCTCCACAAGGACGGCTTCTACCCCGGGTAG
- a CDS encoding helix-turn-helix transcriptional regulator: MERLIGIMCVLADAQRTTIGALAERFEVSTRTIARDLDTLGQAGVPLVTFPGAGGGVGVVEGFKVRRDLLSTHDAAALYAALDGLRSVDGDQAVTQLIARLVPGADANAQVAAGGPIALDLSSWFADGIAQEKLALLLDAVRERRCARIEYIARSGRSARTVEPARLVYKQSSWYLHAFCREREAFRLFKLKRIAALEVLGETFEPRDTPALALSAPHAPLLLPPDEDVPGTFLVELDYEAADEFALVETIDARFLERGADEAAGVARFRTDDAAWVQRLCGFLGDLAHIRKP; the protein is encoded by the coding sequence ATGGAACGGCTCATCGGGATCATGTGCGTGCTGGCGGATGCGCAGCGCACGACCATCGGGGCGCTGGCCGAGCGGTTCGAGGTGTCGACGCGCACGATCGCGCGCGACCTCGACACGCTGGGACAGGCGGGCGTGCCCCTCGTCACGTTCCCGGGCGCAGGCGGCGGCGTGGGCGTCGTCGAGGGCTTCAAGGTGCGCCGCGACCTGCTGAGCACGCACGACGCGGCAGCGCTGTACGCGGCGCTCGACGGGCTGCGCAGCGTCGACGGCGACCAGGCCGTCACGCAGCTCATCGCCCGGCTCGTCCCCGGCGCCGACGCGAACGCGCAGGTCGCCGCCGGCGGCCCCATCGCCCTCGACCTCTCGTCCTGGTTCGCCGACGGCATCGCGCAAGAGAAGCTCGCCCTTCTGCTCGACGCCGTGCGCGAGCGGCGCTGCGCGCGGATCGAGTACATCGCGCGGTCGGGGCGCAGCGCGCGCACCGTGGAGCCGGCGCGGCTCGTCTACAAGCAATCGAGCTGGTACCTCCACGCCTTCTGCCGAGAACGCGAGGCGTTTCGCCTGTTCAAGCTCAAACGAATCGCCGCTCTCGAGGTGCTGGGCGAAACGTTCGAACCGCGCGACACCCCGGCGCTCGCTCTTTCCGCCCCGCACGCCCCGCTGCTGCTGCCGCCCGACGAGGACGTTCCGGGCACCTTCCTCGTGGAGCTCGACTACGAGGCGGCCGACGAGTTCGCCCTCGTCGAAACCATCGACGCGCGCTTCCTCGAACGCGGAGCGGACGAAGCCGCCGGCGTCGCGCGCTTCCGCACCGACGACGCCGCCTGGGTGCAAAGGCTCTGCGGATTCCTGGGCGATCTCGCACATATTCGAAAACCATGA
- a CDS encoding helix-turn-helix domain-containing protein has translation MHDINLGATIARERRAADVTQGELAAHLGVTKAAVSKWELGQSMPDVALLPRIAAYFDLTLDELFDYRPQLTAEEVRDVYLRLFAQMSEDPDAALESADRLVAEYYSCWPLLQQMGGLYVQRAVFDTEHPDELCKRAIGLFERVEEHADDVELVRTARMMRASTMNILGDVDGCIALFESLKPERSIGVELLLAATYEQKGDREACLKLYQESMGWGVISVMSCLNAQLPLYADDAAHRDALAQAGEGMLRGFDLEAENPMSALAFLASASAAYLLADDEERTKAYLERFIALLGSLDARSLLYGARQGVLYDLVPELTASDPGQEQEKDVQVAALDPKQLGKQLITARPAWVEHADDARFRPLLDRLEAL, from the coding sequence ATGCACGACATCAACTTGGGAGCCACTATCGCGCGCGAGCGGCGCGCGGCCGACGTCACGCAGGGCGAGCTAGCGGCTCACCTGGGCGTGACAAAGGCGGCCGTGTCGAAGTGGGAGCTCGGCCAGAGCATGCCCGACGTGGCCCTGCTGCCGCGCATCGCCGCCTACTTCGACCTCACGCTCGACGAGCTGTTCGATTACCGGCCGCAGCTGACGGCCGAAGAGGTGCGCGACGTCTACCTGCGCCTGTTCGCGCAGATGAGCGAAGATCCGGACGCGGCCCTCGAGAGCGCCGACCGGCTGGTTGCGGAATACTACTCCTGCTGGCCGTTGCTGCAGCAGATGGGCGGGCTCTACGTGCAGCGCGCCGTGTTCGACACGGAGCATCCGGACGAGCTGTGCAAGCGCGCCATCGGGCTGTTCGAGCGCGTCGAGGAGCATGCGGACGACGTGGAGCTGGTGCGCACCGCCCGCATGATGCGCGCGTCCACGATGAACATCCTGGGAGACGTCGACGGCTGCATCGCGCTGTTCGAGAGCCTGAAACCCGAAAGATCCATCGGCGTCGAACTGCTTCTGGCCGCCACGTACGAGCAGAAAGGCGACCGCGAGGCCTGCCTGAAGCTGTACCAGGAGTCGATGGGCTGGGGTGTGATAAGCGTCATGAGCTGCTTGAACGCCCAGCTGCCGCTGTATGCCGACGACGCCGCGCATCGCGATGCGCTCGCGCAGGCCGGGGAAGGCATGCTGCGAGGGTTCGATCTGGAAGCGGAGAACCCTATGTCGGCGCTCGCGTTTCTGGCGAGCGCTTCCGCCGCGTACCTGCTCGCGGACGACGAGGAGCGCACGAAGGCCTATCTGGAGCGCTTCATCGCGCTTTTGGGAAGCCTCGATGCGCGCAGCCTGCTGTACGGCGCGCGCCAAGGCGTGCTCTACGATCTCGTGCCCGAGCTGACGGCGTCCGATCCCGGCCAGGAGCAGGAGAAGGACGTCCAGGTCGCGGCGCTCGATCCCAAGCAGCTGGGCAAGCAGCTGATCACGGCTCGGCCGGCATGGGTCGAGCATGCCGACGACGCGCGGTTCCGGCCGCTGCTCGACCGTTTGGAGGCGCTATGA
- a CDS encoding ABC transporter ATP-binding protein encodes MMSGAGETVLRVEGLAYRYGKTDVFDGASFVLRAGEAAFLTGPNGAGKSTLLRCLAGWDAPAEGLVELCGARFDGSDRAQRSLLAFVPDVPSFYDDLTAGEHIRFVRQANRLDVAADPSDGLMARFGLDGQRDQLPSSYSRGMRQKLALVLAFARAPRLLLLDEPYGPLDPGAAEVLSALIEEARDAGAAVLASCHHDVPNLRPDKLARLEGGRLDVRDVGDVGAAQDGDDGGDDA; translated from the coding sequence ATGATGAGCGGGGCGGGCGAGACAGTGCTGCGCGTGGAGGGCCTTGCGTACCGCTACGGGAAAACCGACGTGTTCGACGGGGCGTCCTTCGTGCTGCGAGCGGGCGAGGCGGCGTTTCTGACCGGGCCGAACGGCGCGGGGAAGTCGACGTTGCTGCGCTGTCTTGCCGGATGGGACGCGCCTGCCGAGGGACTCGTCGAGCTGTGCGGCGCGCGCTTCGACGGCTCGGACCGCGCGCAGCGCAGCCTGCTGGCGTTCGTGCCCGACGTGCCCTCGTTCTACGACGACCTCACGGCGGGCGAGCACATCCGCTTCGTGCGGCAGGCGAACCGCCTCGACGTCGCCGCCGACCCGTCGGACGGGCTTATGGCCCGCTTCGGCCTCGACGGCCAGCGCGATCAGCTGCCCTCCTCGTACTCGCGCGGCATGCGCCAGAAGCTCGCGCTCGTGCTGGCGTTTGCCCGCGCTCCGCGCCTGCTGCTGCTCGACGAACCCTACGGGCCGCTCGATCCGGGCGCGGCGGAGGTGCTGAGCGCGCTCATCGAGGAGGCGCGCGACGCCGGCGCCGCCGTTCTGGCGAGCTGCCATCACGACGTGCCGAACCTGAGGCCCGACAAGCTGGCGCGCCTCGAGGGCGGTCGCTTGGACGTGCGCGACGTGGGCGACGTGGGCGCCGCGCAGGACGGCGACGATGGCGGCGACGATGCGTGA
- a CDS encoding excinuclease ABC subunit UvrA, whose protein sequence is MPSIAIRNAHEGNLKGVSLDIPKGKLAVFTGLSGSGKSTLVIDVLFNECQRQYLEALGLEGIRKPQVDRIAGASPAILVSQTDANRNPRSTVGTMTDVYTDLRMVFEKLHVRTCPHCGATIGSDACEEETEKRGSDFFVYMRCSACGRRMPKLTRTQFSFNTKEGACPACEGLGTTLAIDLAAVLDEARSLEDGAVDFWTGRYRDYLIETLHAACRRYGLDVPAGVPVERFDALQREILLNGTASPALVEARPRIAPPKTTAEGKFEGVLPLLWRRYAEREGASKSLERYFTAETCASCGGERLGELGRAATVDGTRLPELAVASLERILAWARALDASLAPTRRALVADYLRDVQTKLSRYLQVGLGYLTLDRQTITLSGGELQRMRLASVLDSELSGVIYILDEPTQGLHPRDTEGLVAVLKKLRDLGNTVLVIEHDPDVMRAADVIVDMGPGSGAHGGRIVASGTLAQIAAEPASATGRYLNAPPAPEKAFRPAGRTAVDVRGARLHNLKGIDVRIPAGCLTAVTGPSGSGKSTLAFELIARGDGASAGGEVRGCAAFDQVVDVGQAPLVKMKRSNVATYAGVAADIRTLFAATEGAARAGFAPKHFSFNAPGGRCERCEGLGTVTSNMLFFTDVEAVCPACGGRRFSDEVLAVSYAGKSIDEVMRLSVEEAAAFFGAQADGAAGRRLVRTLGLLEDVGLGYLMLGQTLTTLSGGEAQRLKLAKELIGGKGRTNLYLLDEPTTGLHPQDVDHFLALVDRLVDAGNTVVAVEHNPQVINRADWVIDLGPDGGDAGGEVVFAGTPADLRASGRGATAAYL, encoded by the coding sequence ATGCCGAGCATCGCCATACGGAACGCGCACGAGGGGAACCTCAAGGGCGTCTCGCTCGACATCCCGAAGGGTAAGCTCGCGGTGTTCACGGGGCTGTCGGGGTCGGGCAAGTCGACGCTCGTCATCGACGTGCTGTTCAACGAGTGCCAGCGCCAGTACCTCGAGGCGCTCGGGCTCGAGGGCATCCGCAAGCCCCAGGTCGACCGCATCGCAGGCGCGTCCCCCGCCATCCTCGTCTCGCAGACCGACGCCAACCGCAACCCGCGCTCCACGGTGGGCACCATGACCGACGTGTACACCGACCTGCGCATGGTGTTCGAGAAGCTGCACGTGCGCACGTGCCCGCATTGCGGCGCGACCATCGGCTCGGACGCGTGCGAGGAGGAGACCGAGAAGCGGGGGAGCGACTTCTTCGTGTACATGCGCTGCAGCGCGTGCGGCCGGCGGATGCCCAAGCTCACGCGCACGCAGTTCTCGTTCAACACGAAGGAGGGCGCGTGCCCCGCGTGCGAGGGGCTGGGCACGACGCTCGCCATCGACCTGGCGGCGGTGCTCGACGAGGCCCGTTCGCTCGAGGACGGCGCGGTGGACTTTTGGACGGGCCGCTACCGGGACTACCTGATCGAGACGCTGCACGCGGCGTGCCGGCGCTACGGCCTGGACGTGCCTGCGGGCGTGCCGGTGGAGCGGTTCGACGCGCTGCAACGGGAGATCCTGCTCAACGGCACGGCCAGCCCGGCGCTCGTCGAGGCGCGCCCGCGCATCGCCCCTCCGAAGACGACGGCGGAAGGGAAGTTCGAGGGCGTCCTGCCGCTCTTGTGGCGACGCTACGCCGAGCGCGAGGGCGCTTCGAAGAGCCTCGAGCGTTACTTCACGGCCGAAACGTGCGCGTCGTGCGGCGGCGAGCGCCTGGGCGAACTCGGGCGCGCGGCCACGGTGGACGGCACGCGGCTGCCGGAGCTGGCCGTCGCGTCGCTCGAGCGCATCCTCGCGTGGGCGCGCGCCCTCGACGCGTCGCTCGCGCCGACGCGCCGCGCGCTCGTGGCCGATTACCTGCGCGACGTGCAGACGAAGCTCTCGCGCTACCTGCAGGTGGGGCTCGGCTACCTCACGCTCGACCGCCAGACCATCACGTTGTCGGGCGGCGAGCTGCAGCGCATGCGCCTGGCCAGCGTGCTCGACTCGGAGCTGTCCGGCGTGATCTACATCCTCGACGAGCCTACCCAGGGCCTCCACCCGCGCGACACCGAGGGCCTCGTGGCGGTGCTGAAGAAGCTGCGCGACCTGGGCAACACGGTGCTCGTCATCGAGCACGACCCCGACGTCATGCGCGCGGCCGACGTCATCGTCGACATGGGGCCCGGCTCGGGCGCGCACGGCGGGCGCATCGTCGCCTCCGGCACGCTCGCCCAGATCGCCGCCGAGCCCGCGTCGGCCACGGGGCGCTACCTCAACGCGCCGCCCGCGCCCGAAAAGGCGTTCCGTCCCGCCGGCCGCACCGCCGTGGACGTGCGCGGCGCGCGCCTGCACAACCTCAAGGGCATCGACGTGCGCATCCCCGCCGGCTGCCTGACCGCCGTCACGGGCCCGTCGGGCTCGGGCAAGTCCACGCTCGCCTTCGAGCTCATCGCGCGCGGCGACGGCGCGTCCGCGGGCGGCGAGGTGCGCGGCTGCGCCGCGTTCGACCAGGTGGTGGACGTGGGACAAGCGCCCCTCGTGAAGATGAAGCGCTCGAACGTGGCCACGTACGCGGGCGTGGCGGCCGACATCCGCACGCTGTTCGCCGCCACCGAGGGCGCGGCGCGCGCCGGGTTCGCGCCGAAGCATTTCTCGTTCAACGCGCCGGGCGGCCGCTGCGAACGCTGCGAGGGCTTGGGCACGGTGACCAGCAACATGCTGTTCTTCACCGACGTCGAGGCCGTCTGCCCGGCGTGCGGCGGACGGCGGTTCTCCGACGAGGTGCTGGCCGTCTCCTATGCGGGGAAGTCCATCGACGAGGTCATGCGCCTGTCGGTGGAAGAGGCCGCGGCGTTCTTCGGCGCACAGGCCGACGGCGCGGCGGGACGGCGGCTCGTGCGCACGCTCGGCCTGCTGGAGGACGTGGGGCTGGGCTACCTCATGCTGGGCCAGACGCTCACGACGCTGTCGGGCGGCGAGGCTCAGCGCCTCAAGCTGGCGAAGGAGCTGATCGGGGGCAAGGGCCGCACGAACCTCTACCTGCTGGATGAGCCCACGACGGGTCTGCACCCGCAGGATGTGGACCATTTCCTGGCGCTCGTGGACCGTCTCGTGGACGCGGGCAACACCGTCGTGGCAGTAGAGCACAACCCGCAGGTGATCAACCGCGCGGACTGGGTGATCGACCTGGGTCCCGACGGCGGCGACGCGGGCGGCGAAGTCGTGTTCGCCGGCACGCCCGCCGACCTGCGCGCCTCGGGCCGCGGCGCGACGGCTGCGTACCTGTAA
- a CDS encoding MmcQ/YjbR family DNA-binding protein, producing MKTKDEVLAYCLDMPGTYADQPFRDKNWTVARHCGSAKVFAWVFERDGCVWVNAKCDPEWRDALRQRFASVVPAYHLNKTHWNSIILDGTVPDEDVRSMLLESYELTR from the coding sequence ATGAAGACGAAAGACGAGGTGTTGGCGTACTGCCTGGACATGCCCGGCACCTACGCCGACCAGCCGTTTCGCGACAAGAACTGGACGGTGGCGCGCCATTGCGGCAGCGCCAAGGTGTTCGCGTGGGTGTTCGAGCGCGACGGGTGCGTGTGGGTGAACGCGAAGTGCGACCCCGAATGGCGCGACGCGCTGCGGCAGCGGTTCGCCTCCGTGGTGCCGGCGTACCATCTGAACAAGACCCATTGGAACTCGATCATCCTCGACGGCACGGTTCCCGACGAGGACGTGCGCAGCATGCTGCTGGAAAGCTACGAGCTCACGCGCTAG
- a CDS encoding EamA family transporter yields MQKDTLKYSGIVFLAGASYGAQATTVKITYAAGFTWTQTVASQALFATLLFAAALLVQRSRGRRLVPLSPKQVLALLALGLNTCIGTVLYNYALTLLPVSVAITLLFQFTWMSIVLQLVVVRRRPRAAEVVAVAVILGGTLLASRAFSSDVGALDPVGVACGLLSAASCTFFMFFSSRVGRGLPPIQRGLVVCLGACALGFALCPDYFASGALQDGIWKFGLVLGLCALFVPVVLFGIATPRLTPGLSAIMASSELPCGIALSALVIGEPVEALQAVGIVAILAGIAISQLPHMKARAEPAEEAAEHPA; encoded by the coding sequence ATGCAGAAGGACACCTTGAAATACTCCGGGATCGTCTTCCTCGCCGGCGCCAGCTACGGCGCTCAAGCCACCACGGTCAAGATCACCTACGCCGCCGGCTTCACCTGGACCCAGACGGTGGCAAGCCAGGCGCTGTTCGCCACGCTGCTGTTCGCGGCGGCGCTGCTCGTGCAACGCTCGCGCGGCAGGCGCCTCGTTCCGCTCTCGCCGAAACAGGTGCTCGCCCTTCTGGCCCTCGGGCTGAACACGTGCATCGGAACCGTGCTCTACAACTACGCGCTCACCCTGCTGCCAGTGTCGGTGGCCATCACGCTGCTGTTCCAGTTCACGTGGATGAGCATCGTCCTCCAGCTGGTCGTCGTGCGCCGCCGCCCGCGCGCGGCCGAGGTCGTCGCCGTCGCCGTCATCCTGGGAGGGACGCTATTGGCCAGCAGGGCGTTCTCGAGCGACGTGGGGGCGCTCGATCCCGTCGGCGTGGCGTGCGGGCTGCTCTCGGCCGCGAGCTGCACCTTCTTCATGTTCTTCTCGAGCCGCGTCGGGCGCGGCCTGCCGCCCATCCAGCGCGGGCTCGTCGTGTGCCTGGGCGCGTGCGCGCTCGGCTTCGCGCTGTGCCCCGACTACTTCGCCAGCGGCGCGCTGCAGGACGGCATCTGGAAGTTCGGCCTGGTCCTGGGGCTGTGCGCCCTGTTCGTCCCCGTGGTGCTGTTCGGCATCGCCACGCCGCGCCTGACGCCGGGACTCTCGGCCATCATGGCGTCCTCCGAGCTTCCCTGCGGCATCGCCCTGTCCGCGCTCGTCATCGGCGAGCCGGTGGAGGCGCTCCAGGCCGTCGGCATCGTCGCCATCCTCGCCGGCATCGCCATCTCGCAGCTTCCCCACATGAAGGCGCGGGCCGAGCCTGCGGAGGAAGCCGCGGAGCATCCCGCCTAG
- a CDS encoding DNA polymerase Y family protein, producing MAAASERGERGVPETFGGRTIGSPEGVDEHRVIFHSDMNAFYASVEQAERPELRGVPLVVGGHEELRHGIVLAKSALAKAAGVKTGEALWEARAKCPGLVVVPPRYEVYQAYSAMARRIYYQYTDLVEPFGLDEAWLDLTGSLALAGGDAARLACEISGRVKAELGCTVSVGVSWNKIFAKFGSDYKKPDAVTFVTPENYRRLVWGAPVSELLYVGAATRAKLHSSGIDRIGDLACASPELLRRRLGKVGLVLRAFARGEDATPVKPYDAARNEVDRTVKSFGNGLTAPHDIASASDAKALIYLLSESVAQRLREARFRASTVSIGVRSAEDLASYSRQTTLSRATNVTGTVARTAWDLLAANEPLDESRPLRGLHVRASNLEPMDAPQQLELPFDARRRVLEDLDETIDGLRRRFGNTCIQRGAELLDESLLDLDVKKDNVVHPVGYF from the coding sequence ATGGCGGCAGCAAGCGAGCGGGGCGAGAGAGGCGTCCCCGAGACGTTCGGCGGGCGCACGATCGGCTCGCCGGAGGGCGTCGACGAGCACCGCGTGATCTTTCATTCGGACATGAACGCGTTCTACGCGAGCGTCGAGCAGGCCGAGCGCCCGGAGCTGCGCGGCGTGCCGCTCGTGGTGGGCGGTCACGAGGAGCTGCGCCACGGCATCGTGCTGGCGAAGAGCGCGCTCGCGAAGGCGGCGGGCGTCAAGACGGGCGAGGCGCTGTGGGAGGCGCGCGCGAAGTGCCCGGGGCTCGTGGTGGTGCCGCCGCGCTACGAGGTGTACCAGGCGTACTCGGCCATGGCGCGCCGCATCTACTACCAGTACACCGACCTCGTGGAGCCCTTCGGCCTCGACGAGGCGTGGCTCGACCTCACGGGCTCCCTCGCGCTGGCCGGCGGCGACGCGGCGCGCCTGGCCTGCGAGATCAGCGGACGCGTGAAAGCGGAGCTGGGCTGCACGGTGTCCGTCGGCGTGTCGTGGAACAAGATATTCGCGAAGTTCGGCAGCGACTACAAGAAGCCCGACGCGGTCACGTTCGTCACGCCGGAGAACTACCGTCGCCTGGTGTGGGGCGCCCCGGTGAGCGAGCTTCTGTACGTCGGCGCCGCCACGCGCGCCAAGCTGCACTCGTCGGGCATCGACCGCATCGGCGACTTGGCGTGCGCCTCGCCCGAGCTGCTGCGCCGCCGCCTGGGCAAGGTCGGCCTCGTGCTGCGCGCGTTCGCGCGCGGCGAGGACGCGACGCCCGTGAAGCCTTACGACGCGGCGAGAAACGAGGTGGACCGCACGGTGAAGAGCTTCGGCAACGGCTTGACCGCGCCGCACGACATCGCGAGCGCGTCCGATGCGAAGGCGCTCATCTACCTGCTGTCCGAGTCGGTGGCGCAGCGGTTGCGGGAGGCGCGCTTTCGCGCGTCCACGGTGTCCATCGGCGTGCGCAGCGCGGAGGATTTGGCCAGCTACTCGCGCCAGACGACGCTCTCCCGCGCCACGAACGTGACCGGCACCGTTGCGCGCACGGCCTGGGACCTGCTCGCGGCCAACGAGCCGCTCGACGAATCGCGGCCCCTGCGCGGGCTGCACGTGCGCGCGTCGAACCTCGAGCCGATGGACGCGCCCCAGCAGCTCGAGCTGCCCTTCGACGCGCGCCGCCGCGTGCTGGAGGACCTCGACGAGACGATCGACGGCCTGCGCCGCCGCTTCGGCAACACCTGCATCCAGCGCGGCGCCGAGCTGCTGGACGAGAGCCTGCTCGATCTCGACGTCAAGAAGGACAACGTCGTGCATCCCGTGGGGTATTTCTAG